The following are from one region of the Salvia splendens isolate huo1 chromosome 2, SspV2, whole genome shotgun sequence genome:
- the LOC121764069 gene encoding uncharacterized protein LOC121764069, whose amino-acid sequence MAQELDDGEFWLPSEFLTDDDMLMDFKTEKRGNAFCNSDLSSPGSESDEDDFAPGLTRKLPHTPNFSTDHASKGWKLSGSPQSTLCGFKPGSSQSSPNSASRVSSPPVPKENIGWDLLCAAAGEVQRMRMTDETTPFHSNKPFPAAVPVKTPLPSAYYPNQAQTEAHIAFLQLQASHFQRMKQQNMFKNGVWALQQGKVEYHQFQNKNGKIDGEIGRNQQRLSMASWPTLQQSQQQQTGSGMRAVFLGETGAKKERTGTGVFLPRRFGTTPAENRNKPVCSTVLLPDRVIHALNLNLDGGLKERNHNALFSQQRRSQPAAPTRSQELRLPQEWTY is encoded by the exons atggCGCAAGAGCTTGACGATGGCGAGTTCTGGCTCCCCTCCGAGTTTCTAACAGACGATGATATGCTCATGGACTTCAAGACCGAGAAGAGAGGGAACGCGTTTTGCAACTCGGATCTGAGCTCACCCGGCTCCGAGAGCGACGAAGACGATTTCGCCCCCGGGTTAACTCGGAAGCTACCTCACACCCCCAATTTCTCCACTGACCACGCTTCCAAG gGCTGGAAGCTGTCCGGGTCGCCGCAATCGACTCTCTGCGGGTTCAAACCCGGGTCAAGCCAGAGCAGTCCGAATAGCGCGTCGAGGGTTTCTTCGCCGCCGGTGCCGAAAGAGAACATTGGTTGGGATTTGCTGTGTGCGGCTGCAGGGGAAGTTCAGAGGATGCGAATGACCGACGAAACTACGCCGTTTCACTCCAACAAACCCTTCCCCGCCGCCGTCCCTGTCAAAACACCTCTGCCATCTGCTTACTATCCTAACCAGGCTCAAACCGAGGCTCATATCGCTTTTCTCCAGTTGCAAGCCTCTCAT TTTCAACGGATGAAGCAGCAAAACATGTTTAAAAATGGCGTGTGGGCGCTGCAGCAGGGGAAAGTCGAATACCATCAATTTCAGAACAAAAACGGAAAAATCGACGGAGAAATTGGGAGAAATCAGCAACGTTTATCAATGGCGTCCTGGCCAACTCTGCAGCAGTCTCAGCAGCAGCAAACCGGTTCAGGAATGAGGGCGGTTTTTCTCGGAGAAACCGGCGCTAAAAAGgaacgaaccggaaccggagtTTTTTTGCCCCGGAGATTCGGAACCACCCCCGCCGAAAACCGCAATAAACCAG TTTGCTCTACGGTGTTGTTACCAGACAGGGTCATTCACGCATTAAACTTGAATCTGGATGGCGGTTTGAAGGAAAGAAACCACAATGCTCTGTTTTCACAGCAGAGGAGAAGCCAGCCCGCCGCCCCCACGAGGAGTCAAGAGCTTAGGCTTCCACAAGAGTGGACATATTAA